One part of the Hydra vulgaris chromosome 01, alternate assembly HydraT2T_AEP genome encodes these proteins:
- the LOC136074406 gene encoding jerky protein homolog-like, giving the protein MAGYQWAESFLKRNPVISLGMPEGTSGARAMGFNQPAVNKFLELLTKSIDENNITPNSIYNVDETGISSVPKKVSKVIAKRGKKQVGTLTSAEQGKIITIEMCMSASGIYVPPLIIFPCVRAPKNVNIIEKAPPGTIASYHPSGWMQTDIFLKWFDHFLSFVMPSKKRPLLLLLDGHATHTKNIEFIMKARENYVTVICFPPHCSHCLQPLDVSFTIWHHLAATIRTKFVFGCVHIILEL; this is encoded by the coding sequence atGGCAGGCTACCAGTGGGCAGAAAGCTTTCTAAAACGCAATCCTGTTATTTCTTTGGGTATGCCAGAGGGAACTTCCGGAGCTAGAGCAATGGGATTTAACCAACCTGCtgtgaataaatttttagaacTATTGACTAAAAGCATAGATGAAAATAACATAACTccaaatagtatatataatgtTGACGAGACAGGAATTTCTTCAGTACCAAAAAAAGTGTCAAAAGTAATTGCTAAGAGGGGTAAAAAACAAGTTGGAACTCTAACATCAGCTGAACAAGGGAAAATCATAACAATCGAAATGTGTATGAGTGCCTCTGGTATATACGTGCCCCCCTTGATTATTTTCCCCTGTGTTAGAGCTCCCAAGAATGTTAATATTATCGAAAAAGCTCCTCCGGGTACTATTGCATCATATCACCCTAGTGGTTGGATGCAAACAGATATATTTTTGAAGTGGTTTGACCATTTTCTGTCCTTTGTAATGCCATCCAAAAAAAGGCCTCTACTGCTATTATTAGATGGTCATGCaacacatacaaaaaatatagagTTCATAATGAAAGCACGTGAAAATTATGTTACTGTTATTTGCTTTCCACCACATTGTTCACACTGTCTGCAGCCACTAGATGTCTCCTTCACCATTTGGCACCATTTAGCAGCAACTATTCGAACGAAGTTCGTGTTTGGCTGCGTACACATTATCCTAGAGTTGTGA